The Nitrospinota bacterium genome has a window encoding:
- a CDS encoding DUF1924 domain-containing protein, with translation MTVMALALSLLLAPLARAGTARDLMKEYQKAGAAEFSAARGETMWSAIHTGKDGPMSCAACHTANLKNQGKHAVTGKVIEPMAPSANPQRLTDVKFIEKWFKRNCKETLDRECTPREKGDFLAFISGK, from the coding sequence ATGACGGTTATGGCGCTGGCGCTCAGCCTTTTGCTTGCGCCGCTGGCGCGGGCGGGAACGGCGCGGGATTTGATGAAGGAGTATCAGAAGGCGGGCGCGGCTGAGTTCAGCGCGGCGCGGGGCGAAACGATGTGGAGCGCCATTCACACCGGCAAAGACGGGCCGATGAGCTGCGCCGCCTGCCACACCGCGAACCTGAAAAACCAGGGCAAGCATGCGGTGACCGGCAAGGTGATAGAGCCGATGGCCCCCTCGGCCAACCCGCAGCGGCTGACCGACGTGAAGTTTATAGAGAAGTGGTTCAAGCGCAACTGCAAGGAAACCCTTGACCGCGAGTGCACTCCCCGGGAAAAAGGGGATTTCCTCGCGTTCATCAGCGGCAAATAA